One part of the Rutidosis leptorrhynchoides isolate AG116_Rl617_1_P2 chromosome 1, CSIRO_AGI_Rlap_v1, whole genome shotgun sequence genome encodes these proteins:
- the LOC139901585 gene encoding uncharacterized protein, with protein sequence MEQIKSVVMNATCSAVVLNELPEKLNDPGCFTIPCLLGQLDCMRALADLVASINLMPYSVYLKLDPGPLKTTRMAIQSADRSVKFPRGIVENMLVRAGNLIFPADFVVLDMEEDTRVPLILGRPFLNTARCIIDVYGQCLTLRIDGASATFSIDHTLKYPESTDDQCYFLQTIDTRVELLQEFPELEETGECDIASGEEDMLE encoded by the coding sequence ATGGAGCAAATCAAGTCGGTGGTGATGAATGCAACTTGCTCAGCTGTGGTTTTGAATGAGCTTCCCGAGAAGCTCAATGATCCGGGTTGTTTCACGATACCTTGTTTACTTGGCCAGTTagactgtatgagggctttggcggacTTGGTGGCTAGCATCAATTTGATGCCTTATAGTGTTTACCTTAAGCTAGACCCAGGACCACTTAAAACAACTAGAATGGCCATCCAGTCAGCTGACCGTAGTGTTAAGTTCCCAAGGGGTATTGTGGAAAATATGTTAGTCCGGGCGGGTAACCTTATTTTTCCCGCTGActttgtggttttggatatggaagaggACACACGGGTGCCTCTTATTTTGGGAAGACCATTTTTGAACACAGCTAGGTGTATTATAGATGTGTATGGCCAAtgtttgacccttaggatagatgggGCAAGTGCAACCTTTTCTATTGACCATACCCTTAAATACCCCGAGTCTACCGATGACCAATGTTATTTTTTGCAAACCATAGACACGCGTGTTGAGttattgcaggaattcccagaattAGAAGAAACAGGTGAATGTGATATTGCTAGTGGTGAAGAAGATATGTTGGAGTAG